In Natronomonas halophila, one DNA window encodes the following:
- a CDS encoding glycosyltransferase family 4 protein — MRVAVVFRSPPPQSDRDGAARLKRLAVAFADRGHDVTVYCVGWWGEDTRRIQLDGVTYEAVVHDRPALFYTRITGLLARHRPDVVLVSPDPPGAVVSARIGALAARAPLVCDWYGDEPGAADSRWGGAAARLPTRVVAPSELQRTRVRERGASGEGTVVVPNGIDFSLVESTDPDERREVVYARRLDEAANLESLLLALAELRGEDGWTATVVGDGPQRADYERQARDLGIGDRVEFVGDLDREDRVAVYRGAHTFVQTSRHETFADELLWALAAGCVGVVEYQEDSSAHELVERRERGIRVTDMEALDEAIADSWELAFRDIDSDFEEFDHGAVVDDYLDLFRDCGAE, encoded by the coding sequence ATGCGAGTCGCGGTCGTCTTCAGGTCCCCGCCGCCCCAGTCCGACCGTGACGGTGCCGCCCGCCTCAAACGGCTCGCGGTCGCCTTCGCCGACCGCGGCCACGACGTGACCGTCTACTGTGTCGGCTGGTGGGGCGAGGACACCCGCCGAATCCAACTCGACGGCGTCACCTACGAGGCAGTGGTTCACGACCGGCCCGCCCTCTTTTATACTCGGATTACGGGCCTGCTGGCCCGCCACCGCCCCGACGTCGTCCTCGTGTCGCCGGACCCGCCGGGCGCCGTCGTCTCCGCCCGAATCGGCGCCCTCGCTGCCCGCGCACCGCTTGTCTGTGACTGGTACGGCGACGAACCCGGCGCGGCTGATTCCCGGTGGGGCGGCGCGGCTGCTCGCCTGCCGACCCGCGTGGTGGCGCCCTCGGAACTCCAGCGCACGCGGGTGCGGGAACGCGGTGCCTCCGGCGAGGGGACCGTCGTCGTGCCGAACGGCATCGACTTCTCGCTCGTGGAATCGACCGACCCCGACGAGCGCCGCGAGGTGGTCTACGCCCGGCGCCTCGACGAGGCGGCCAATCTCGAAAGCCTCCTGCTGGCGCTGGCGGAACTCCGCGGCGAGGACGGCTGGACGGCGACAGTCGTCGGCGACGGCCCACAGCGGGCCGACTACGAGAGACAGGCTCGTGACCTCGGTATCGGCGACCGCGTCGAGTTCGTCGGCGACCTCGACCGCGAGGACCGCGTCGCCGTCTATCGCGGCGCCCACACGTTCGTCCAGACGTCGAGACACGAGACCTTCGCCGACGAACTGCTCTGGGCGCTGGCCGCCGGCTGTGTCGGCGTCGTCGAGTATCAGGAGGATTCCAGCGCCCACGAACTCGTCGAGCGACGGGAACGCGGGATTCGCGTCACCGACATGGAGGCCCTCGACGAGGCCATCGCCGACTCCTGGGAGCTAGCGTTCCGCGACATCGATAGCGACTTCGAGGAGTTCGACCACGGGGCCGTCGTCGACGATTATCTCGACCTCTTTCGGGACTGCGGCGCGGAGTAG
- a CDS encoding AMP-dependent synthetase/ligase: protein MSWRQAEREYTDEVIGETTIPELIFGSVDRNAERDAQLYKGGIYDRSLTPEIAPEPPAGEYGAITYAEFGDIVRNLTAGFRDLGVGPDDRVGIYADTRMEWIQSDFAVQAAEGVVTTVYTESSAPQVEYLLDDNDAMGCVVGTEGLLETLLEVEADLDLEFIVTLDDVSDEYTNRDDVHTLADVHDIGAETFDEAAFQSWLDNREWTDLCSLVYTSGTTGDPKGVQLSHKNWRTSFNQLRKRIGPRPDKGEDVPAMEGGMTALAFLPLAHAFERINHFHELAIGMTVAYAESADTVGDDLQQVQPEAAASVPRVYERIYAQMREQASESPVKKRIFEWAVDTAQTYDDADDPGFLLETKLKLADKLVFSQVRDALGGNIELFVSGGGSLSADLAKLYRAMGLTILEGYGLTETAPALTVNPPEDIRIGTMGVALCDVDLELDPNVVSEETKESADGEVGELLAKGPNVFEGYWNKPDKTEAAFTDDGYFRTGDIVARDEDGYVTFVDRLKNLIVLDTGKNVAPEPIEDEFATSARIDQIMVVGDDEKFVAAIVAPNFEELWEWADEEGLDLPETPEDAIETDEVRAWIDEEIDRVNDRLAKHEQIKAFRLVATEWTPDNDLLTPSMKKKRRNIRGTFEDELDEIYGRAAADETGPEAEATTD from the coding sequence ATGAGTTGGCGTCAGGCCGAACGGGAGTACACGGACGAGGTAATCGGGGAGACGACCATCCCGGAGTTAATCTTCGGCTCGGTCGACCGCAACGCCGAGCGGGACGCACAGTTGTACAAGGGGGGCATCTACGACCGGTCGCTGACGCCTGAGATTGCCCCGGAACCGCCGGCAGGCGAATACGGCGCCATCACGTACGCGGAGTTCGGCGACATCGTCCGCAACCTGACGGCGGGGTTCCGCGACCTCGGCGTCGGACCGGACGACCGGGTCGGTATCTACGCCGACACGCGGATGGAATGGATTCAGTCCGACTTCGCCGTCCAGGCCGCCGAGGGCGTCGTCACGACCGTCTACACCGAATCGTCCGCGCCGCAGGTCGAGTACCTTCTCGACGACAACGACGCGATGGGGTGTGTCGTCGGCACCGAGGGCCTACTGGAGACGCTGCTTGAAGTCGAAGCCGACCTCGACCTCGAGTTCATCGTCACGCTCGACGACGTCAGCGACGAGTACACCAACCGCGATGACGTCCACACGCTGGCGGACGTCCACGACATCGGCGCGGAAACCTTCGACGAAGCGGCGTTCCAGTCGTGGCTCGACAACCGGGAGTGGACGGACCTCTGTTCGCTCGTCTACACCTCGGGGACGACCGGCGACCCGAAGGGCGTCCAGTTGAGCCACAAGAACTGGCGGACCTCGTTCAATCAGTTGCGCAAGCGCATCGGCCCGCGACCGGACAAGGGCGAGGACGTCCCGGCCATGGAGGGCGGCATGACGGCGCTTGCGTTCCTACCGCTGGCGCATGCCTTCGAGCGCATCAACCACTTCCACGAACTCGCTATCGGGATGACCGTCGCCTACGCCGAAAGCGCCGACACCGTCGGCGACGACCTCCAGCAGGTCCAACCCGAGGCCGCCGCGTCGGTGCCGCGGGTCTACGAGCGCATCTACGCCCAGATGCGCGAGCAGGCCTCCGAATCGCCGGTCAAAAAGCGCATCTTCGAGTGGGCTGTCGACACCGCTCAGACGTACGACGACGCCGACGACCCCGGGTTCCTGCTGGAGACGAAACTGAAACTCGCCGACAAACTCGTCTTCTCGCAGGTCCGGGATGCGCTGGGCGGCAACATCGAACTGTTCGTCTCCGGTGGCGGCTCGCTGTCGGCGGACCTCGCGAAGCTCTATCGGGCGATGGGGCTGACGATTCTGGAGGGATACGGCCTGACGGAAACCGCGCCGGCGCTGACGGTGAACCCGCCGGAGGACATCCGCATCGGGACGATGGGCGTCGCGCTATGCGACGTCGACCTCGAACTGGACCCCAACGTCGTCAGCGAGGAGACGAAGGAAAGCGCCGACGGCGAGGTGGGCGAGTTGCTCGCGAAGGGGCCGAACGTCTTCGAGGGCTACTGGAACAAGCCCGACAAGACCGAGGCGGCGTTCACCGACGACGGGTATTTCCGGACCGGAGACATCGTCGCCCGCGACGAGGACGGCTACGTCACCTTCGTCGACCGCCTCAAGAACCTCATCGTGCTGGATACGGGCAAGAACGTCGCGCCCGAACCCATCGAAGACGAGTTCGCCACCTCGGCCCGTATCGACCAGATAATGGTCGTCGGCGACGACGAGAAGTTCGTCGCCGCCATCGTGGCGCCGAACTTCGAGGAACTGTGGGAGTGGGCCGACGAGGAGGGCCTCGACCTCCCCGAGACCCCCGAGGACGCCATCGAGACCGACGAGGTCCGCGCGTGGATCGACGAGGAAATCGACCGCGTCAACGACCGTCTCGCGAAACACGAGCAGATCAAGGCGTTCCGACTCGTCGCGACCGAGTGGACGCCCGACAATGACCTGCTTACCCCGTCGATGAAGAAAAAACGGCGGAACATCCGCGGCACCTTCGAGGACGAACTCGACGAGATTTATGGGCGGGCAGCGGCCGACGAGACCGGTCCCGAAGCCGAGGCGACGACGGACTGA
- a CDS encoding two-component system sensor histidine kinase NtrB, with translation MGRDSTLFANLGRRLFEKAVEASGHSVYFTDRNGVIQYVNPAFEEVTGYTAAEAVGKTPRILKSGEHDEAFYEELWETILAGDVWRNELINRRKSGERYVVDQTIAPVEDDGEITHFVAINVDITDQHDYERRLERQNERLDEFASVVSHDLNNMLTVASGNTELARETGDHSRLDRVEEAHDRMQELTDELLTLARSGQAVENEQAVSLVSAAKEAWSTTATADATLACEDDVDVVADRERLRQLFENLFRNAVEHGSTSPRSSTREDAVEHGSTSPPSRTQEDAIECGSASPSSSSRTDAVEHGSDPPASEPPTGGDAKRDGDGVTVRVGVDDDTIYVADDGVGIDPDERTEVFEKGYTTDDDGNGYGLTIVRNIAEAHGWGVNVTESSAGGARFEITDAEFDA, from the coding sequence ATGGGCCGGGACTCGACACTGTTTGCCAACCTCGGCCGGCGGCTCTTCGAAAAGGCGGTCGAAGCTTCGGGCCACTCGGTGTATTTCACCGACCGGAACGGCGTCATCCAGTACGTCAACCCCGCCTTCGAGGAGGTGACGGGGTATACCGCCGCGGAGGCGGTCGGCAAGACGCCGCGCATTCTGAAATCGGGCGAGCACGACGAGGCGTTCTACGAGGAACTGTGGGAGACGATTCTCGCCGGCGACGTCTGGCGGAACGAACTCATCAATCGCCGGAAATCCGGCGAGCGATACGTCGTCGACCAGACCATCGCACCCGTCGAGGACGACGGCGAGATAACCCACTTCGTCGCGATAAACGTCGATATCACCGACCAGCACGACTACGAGCGCCGCCTCGAACGGCAGAACGAACGGCTCGACGAGTTCGCCTCGGTCGTCAGCCACGACCTCAACAACATGCTGACCGTCGCCAGCGGCAACACCGAACTGGCCCGGGAAACCGGCGACCACTCGCGGCTGGACCGCGTCGAGGAGGCCCACGACCGCATGCAGGAACTCACCGACGAACTCCTCACCCTCGCTCGGTCCGGTCAGGCCGTCGAAAACGAGCAGGCCGTCTCGCTCGTCTCGGCGGCCAAGGAAGCCTGGAGTACGACCGCGACCGCCGACGCGACGCTGGCGTGTGAGGACGACGTCGACGTCGTCGCCGACAGAGAGCGGCTGAGACAGCTCTTCGAGAACCTCTTTCGCAACGCCGTGGAACATGGTTCCACGAGCCCTCGCTCGTCCACTCGCGAGGACGCTGTCGAGCATGGTTCGACAAGCCCTCCTTCGCGGACTCAGGAGGACGCTATCGAATGCGGTTCGGCAAGCCCGTCCTCGTCATCTCGGACGGACGCCGTGGAACACGGATCAGACCCCCCGGCATCGGAGCCGCCCACGGGTGGCGACGCCAAACGCGACGGCGACGGGGTCACCGTCCGCGTCGGTGTCGACGACGACACCATCTACGTCGCCGACGACGGCGTCGGTATCGACCCGGACGAGCGAACCGAGGTCTTCGAGAAGGGGTATACGACCGATGACGACGGCAACGGCTACGGCCTCACCATCGTCAGGAACATCGCCGAGGCGCACGGTTGGGGGGTCAACGTAACCGAGAGTTCCGCAGGCGGCGCCCGCTTCGAGATTACGGACGCCGAGTTCGACGCCTGA
- the folP gene encoding dihydropteroate synthase produces the protein MEYHEAANFLFDLRRYSPRTGVESTRRLLDYLDAPDDGLRVVQIAGSNGKGSTARMVERILREAGYDVGLYTSPHLDDIRERVRIDGRKVPKAAVTEFVEEVEPYVTDEAAEGQSPTFFETTTALAVWAFARADVDIAVLEVGIGGKHDATSAVDAEAAAVTSVTLEHADILGDTVEEIARDKAAVVPEDKPLVTATTGGVLAAVKDVAGDVVRVGEDDDADVRVTDRGREDIEQAVDLSAADWSARTHLALLGSYQARNAGVAAALARQLGSVAVEDIERGLRNASWPGRFEVMEQAPLVVLDGAHNPGSCEGVSETLGTFDYDDLHLVFGAMCDKDHAGMADALPTADHVYTCRPDFERAESIDALAAVFEDDAETVDAVGSVTHAVETAVENAGEDDAVLVCGSLFVVAEARRRWTREYVPKRVPDIDTAADVLEGANVTEGGVYRMRGKGVHRVLATRVRPKQAAYLKQELLSLGGECATSGVDAQDRELVDVVLMGTLSQFKRLSEKLQGQPDGLPAVGTEIREALGIQYRPETGDYPWADGTAIMGILNVTPDSFHDGGRYDTLDDAVERAERMVENGADIIDVGGESTRPGADPVPIEEEIDRVVPVVEALAETDALVSVDTRKADVARAALDAGADILNDVSGLEDPEMRLVAADYDVPVVVMHSIETPVDPGADVEYDDVVADTIDSLTERVLLAEKAGLDRSQIIVDPGLGFGKSAAENFELLGRVDEFRALGCPILVGHSHKSMFGLVDDGGPDERLASTVAGSAIAAERGADIVRVHDVAENAAAVRTAEAAADPERFAKK, from the coding sequence ATGGAGTACCACGAGGCGGCGAACTTCCTGTTCGACCTCCGCCGATACTCGCCGCGGACGGGCGTCGAGTCCACGCGGCGCCTCCTCGATTATCTGGACGCACCGGACGACGGCCTTCGTGTCGTCCAGATTGCCGGGTCGAACGGGAAGGGGAGTACGGCCCGTATGGTCGAGCGCATCCTTCGCGAGGCCGGATACGACGTCGGCCTCTACACCTCGCCGCACCTCGACGACATTCGCGAACGTGTCCGCATCGACGGTCGCAAAGTGCCGAAGGCGGCCGTTACCGAGTTCGTCGAGGAGGTCGAACCCTACGTCACCGATGAGGCCGCAGAGGGCCAGTCGCCCACCTTCTTCGAGACGACGACGGCGCTTGCCGTCTGGGCCTTCGCCCGCGCGGACGTCGATATCGCCGTTCTGGAGGTCGGTATCGGCGGCAAACACGACGCCACCAGCGCCGTCGACGCCGAGGCCGCCGCCGTCACCAGCGTCACCCTCGAACACGCCGACATCCTCGGCGATACGGTCGAGGAAATCGCCCGCGACAAGGCCGCCGTCGTACCCGAAGACAAGCCCCTCGTCACCGCGACGACCGGCGGCGTGCTGGCCGCCGTCAAGGACGTCGCCGGCGACGTGGTTCGCGTCGGTGAGGACGACGATGCCGACGTTCGCGTCACCGACCGCGGCCGGGAGGACATCGAACAGGCCGTGGATTTGTCGGCCGCGGATTGGTCGGCCAGAACCCACCTCGCCTTGCTCGGGTCCTATCAGGCCCGCAACGCCGGCGTGGCGGCAGCACTGGCCCGACAACTGGGAAGCGTTGCCGTCGAGGACATCGAACGCGGCCTCCGGAACGCCTCCTGGCCCGGCCGCTTCGAGGTGATGGAACAGGCGCCGCTCGTCGTTCTCGACGGCGCGCACAACCCCGGCAGTTGCGAGGGCGTCAGCGAGACTCTCGGCACGTTCGACTACGACGACCTGCACCTCGTCTTCGGCGCGATGTGCGACAAGGACCACGCGGGGATGGCCGACGCGCTCCCGACGGCCGACCACGTTTACACCTGCCGACCGGACTTCGAGCGTGCGGAGTCCATCGATGCCCTCGCAGCGGTCTTCGAGGACGACGCCGAAACGGTCGACGCCGTTGGCTCCGTTACCCACGCGGTCGAAACCGCCGTGGAAAACGCCGGCGAGGACGACGCCGTCCTCGTCTGTGGCTCGCTGTTCGTCGTCGCCGAGGCCCGCCGCCGCTGGACCCGCGAGTACGTCCCCAAGCGCGTGCCCGACATCGACACCGCCGCCGACGTGCTGGAAGGTGCGAACGTCACCGAGGGCGGTGTCTACCGCATGCGCGGCAAGGGCGTCCACCGCGTCCTTGCCACCCGTGTTCGCCCGAAACAGGCCGCCTACCTCAAGCAGGAACTGCTCTCTTTGGGCGGGGAGTGTGCCACCTCCGGCGTCGACGCACAGGACCGAGAACTGGTCGACGTCGTCCTGATGGGCACCCTCTCGCAGTTCAAGCGCCTGAGCGAGAAACTCCAGGGCCAACCCGACGGCCTTCCCGCCGTCGGGACCGAAATCCGCGAGGCGCTGGGCATCCAGTATCGACCCGAAACGGGCGACTACCCCTGGGCGGACGGCACCGCCATCATGGGCATCCTCAACGTCACGCCCGACTCGTTCCACGACGGCGGCCGCTACGACACCCTCGACGACGCCGTCGAGCGGGCCGAACGGATGGTCGAAAACGGCGCCGACATCATCGACGTCGGCGGGGAATCCACCCGCCCCGGCGCCGACCCCGTGCCCATCGAGGAGGAAATCGACCGCGTCGTCCCGGTCGTCGAAGCACTCGCCGAGACCGACGCTCTCGTTTCCGTCGATACCCGAAAGGCCGACGTCGCCCGCGCCGCCCTCGATGCCGGCGCCGACATCCTCAACGACGTTTCGGGCCTCGAAGACCCCGAGATGCGCCTCGTGGCGGCCGACTACGACGTGCCCGTCGTCGTGATGCACTCCATCGAGACGCCCGTCGACCCCGGCGCCGACGTGGAGTACGACGACGTCGTCGCCGACACCATCGACTCGCTGACCGAGCGCGTCCTGCTGGCCGAGAAGGCGGGTCTCGACCGCTCGCAAATCATCGTCGACCCCGGCCTCGGCTTCGGGAAGTCCGCCGCCGAGAACTTCGAGTTGCTGGGTCGCGTCGACGAGTTCCGCGCGCTCGGCTGTCCGATTCTGGTCGGTCACTCCCACAAATCGATGTTCGGACTGGTCGACGACGGCGGCCCTGACGAGCGACTCGCCTCGACTGTCGCCGGCAGCGCCATCGCCGCCGAGCGCGGCGCGGATATCGTCCGCGTCCACGACGTCGCGGAGAACGCCGCTGCGGTCCGGACCGCCGAGGCCGCTGCCGACCCCGAACGGTTCGCCAAGAAATGA
- a CDS encoding glutathione S-transferase N-terminal domain-containing protein, translating to MLELYQAEDCPYCQKVREKLMELGVSYVNHNPRTAENDVRNQQVLEEMVALGGKDQVPFLVDNQRGAQIYESDDIVEYLEEHYG from the coding sequence ATGCTCGAACTTTATCAGGCCGAAGACTGCCCGTACTGCCAGAAAGTACGCGAGAAACTGATGGAGTTGGGCGTCTCCTATGTCAACCACAACCCGCGGACCGCCGAAAACGACGTCCGGAACCAGCAGGTCCTCGAGGAGATGGTGGCTCTCGGCGGCAAGGACCAGGTGCCGTTCCTCGTCGACAATCAGCGCGGCGCCCAAATCTACGAGAGCGACGATATCGTCGAGTACCTCGAAGAACACTACGGGTGA